The following are encoded together in the Drosophila takahashii strain IR98-3 E-12201 chromosome X, DtakHiC1v2, whole genome shotgun sequence genome:
- the LOC108058390 gene encoding histidine-rich glycoprotein: MLKFILPCLALLAVSGALKIHDYHQGHEEYEHHHEHHEPEHQAHYEPEHEETELHHEVDHKHATSHQSVKFHHYHAVPVYIKKEDQHLVKKPIEIGGTKQKLKILHPKSEHNHNHGLVLENHSESHVHEHGHYEEPVHHSEHYEHYSHHE; the protein is encoded by the exons ATGCTGAAATTTATT CTTCCCTGCCTGGCACTTCTGGCCGTGAGCGGAGCCCTGAAGATCCACGACTACCACCAGGGCCACGAGGAGTACGAGCACCACCACGAACACCACGAGCCGGAGCACCAGGCCCACTACGAGCCGGAGCACGAGGAGACGGAGCTGCACCACGAGGTGGACCACAAGCACGCCACGTCGCACCAGAGCGTCAAGTTCCATCACTACCATGCCGTGCCCGTCTACATCAAGAAGGAGGACCAGCACCTCGTGAAGAAGCCCATCGAGATCGGCGGCACAAAGCAGAAGCTGAAGATCCTGCACCCGAAGAGCGAGCACAACCACAACCACGGCCTGGTGCTGGAGAACCACAGCGAGTCGCACGTCCACGAGCACGGCCACTACGAGGAGCCGGTGCATCATTCGGAGCACTACGAACACTACTCGCACCACGAGTAG
- the png gene encoding uncharacterized protein png, producing the protein MDLGDSKLRAVRVLGQGTFGRVFLCLQNEGRGQKERRVCVKRIIVRNPKTELGLIKEEVYIISQLRHPHIVEFLRSFSHAGTVNIVMEYVPNGTLRDVIQQLPKGTGGVHQERLLRFFRDMVVGLEYLHIRRVIHRDIKPENMLLDAQDRVKIADFGISNVHAPSTQLQSGMGTPMYMAPEAMCSQGKVDFKSDVWSLGLVLYELCLGRSPFAALLDQNATPGQLQAVIQALVRPRLDCQLIRRLYDPVWAQVCEQMVVYEQERRICLPDVFHLDARITATLYKEYFDYSY; encoded by the coding sequence ATGGATCTGGGCGATTCCAAGCTGCGCGCGGTGCGCGTGCTGGGCCAGGGAACCTTTGGCCGGGTGTTCCTCTGCCTGCAGAACGAGGGACGCGGCCAGAAGGAGCGGAGGGTGTGCGTCAAACGCATCATTGTTCGCAATCCCAAGACCGAGCTGGGTCTGATCAAGGAGGAGGTGTATATCATATCGCAGCTGCGCCATCCGCATATCGTCGAATTCCTGCGCTCCTTCAGTCACGCCGGCACGGTGAATATAGTGATGGAGTATGTGCCCAATGGCACCTTGAGGGATGTCATCCAGCAGCTGCCCAAGGGCACCGGTGGTGTCCACCAGGAGCGTCTGCTCCGCTTCTTCCGCGACATGGTGGTGGGTCTCGAGTATCTGCACATCCGACGCGTCATCCATCGCGACATCAAGCCGGAGAATATGCTGCTCGATGCCCAGGATCGCGTGAAGATCGCCGACTTTGGTATATCGAATGTGCATGCACCGAGCACTCAGCTGCAGTCGGGAATGGGCACTCCCATGTACATGGCTCCGGAGGCGATGTGTAGCCAAGGCAAGGTGGACTTCAAGTCGGACGTCTGGTCGCTGGGGCTGGTCCTCTATGAGCTGTGCCTCGGACGCAGCCCCTTTGCCGCTCTCCTGGATCAAAATGCCACTCCTGGCCAGCTGCAGGCGGTGATCCAGGCACTGGTGCGTCCCCGACTCGACTGCCAGCTCATCCGGCGGCTCTACGATCCCGTGTGGGCGCAGGTCTGCGAACAGATGGTCGTCTACGAGCAGGAGCGACGCATCTGCCTGCCGGATGTCTTCCATTTGGACGCCAGAATCACAGCGACTCTATACAAGGAGTACTTTGATTACAGCTATTAA